In Gimesia sp., the following are encoded in one genomic region:
- a CDS encoding DUF1080 domain-containing protein yields MLLTARKIFTLSLLTIAGLMVTVTAPLSAEEHCESDFVSIFNGKNLDGWQGATDGYFVKDGMLISKKESGGNLFTDKEYSNFVLRFDFKLDAGANNGIGFHVPLKPKTSPAYAGKELQILDNTAEKYAKLQDYQFHGSLYGTAAAKRGYLNPVGEWNTQEVLVNGNHVKVTLNGTVILDYDMGDAKKNGTIDHKDHPGLKRDKGYICLCGHGAEIEFKDFRIKELK; encoded by the coding sequence ATGCTTCTGACTGCCCGTAAAATCTTTACCCTCTCTCTGCTGACCATCGCCGGTCTGATGGTTACCGTCACAGCCCCCCTGAGCGCTGAAGAACACTGCGAAAGCGATTTCGTCAGCATCTTCAATGGTAAGAATCTGGATGGCTGGCAAGGTGCAACCGACGGGTACTTCGTCAAAGATGGCATGCTGATCAGTAAGAAAGAGAGTGGCGGAAATCTCTTCACGGATAAAGAATACTCCAACTTCGTGCTGCGTTTTGATTTCAAACTCGATGCCGGTGCCAACAACGGAATCGGTTTCCACGTTCCCCTGAAACCCAAAACCAGCCCTGCCTATGCCGGTAAAGAACTTCAGATCCTGGACAACACCGCTGAAAAATATGCCAAGCTGCAGGACTATCAGTTCCACGGTTCGCTCTACGGAACAGCTGCTGCCAAGCGTGGCTATCTGAATCCGGTAGGAGAATGGAACACTCAGGAAGTTCTCGTGAATGGCAACCATGTCAAAGTGACCCTCAACGGCACTGTTATTCTGGACTATGACATGGGTGACGCCAAGAAGAATGGCACGATCGATCACAAAGATCATCCCGGCCTCAAACGGGACAAAGGCTATATCTGTCTGTGCGGCCATGGCGCCGAAATCGAGTTCAAAGATTTCCGAATCAAAGAACTCAAATAG
- a CDS encoding sugar transferase, with protein MSSVLANQSKTPVKGTIPPGELSDLVKGYLDVELWRSTGWLTRLHLEEPRVDVRCLSERTRLIKRLLDIFVSATMLVILSPLLLTLIVLVKLSSPGPAIFKQTRVGLNYRKKNKNDRRQEQVDLADLNLSRDRRVAGNDRRDERGYGMPFTLYKFRTMSVDAEKNGAQFAVKGDPRVTKLGRFMRKTRLDELPQLWNVLKGEMSLVGPRPERPEFIEGLNKEIPGYIDRLGLKPGLTGVAQIVNGYDNNVESFRRKVSLDLMYLQNCCIWNDIKILFKTIRVILTGSGAL; from the coding sequence ATGAGTTCAGTGCTGGCAAATCAATCAAAAACTCCCGTCAAAGGTACGATCCCACCCGGAGAACTTTCGGATCTGGTGAAGGGCTATCTGGATGTGGAACTGTGGCGTTCCACGGGATGGCTGACCCGGCTGCATCTGGAAGAGCCGCGCGTGGATGTACGGTGTCTGTCAGAGCGAACTCGGCTGATCAAGCGTCTGTTGGACATCTTCGTATCAGCGACCATGCTGGTGATCCTGTCGCCGTTACTGCTCACGCTGATTGTGCTGGTCAAGCTGTCTTCACCCGGCCCCGCCATCTTCAAGCAGACCCGCGTTGGTCTGAATTACCGGAAGAAAAACAAAAACGATCGACGACAGGAACAGGTTGATCTGGCAGATTTGAACCTGTCCCGGGATCGTCGTGTTGCCGGCAATGACCGCCGCGATGAGCGCGGTTATGGAATGCCGTTCACGTTGTACAAGTTCCGTACGATGAGTGTAGATGCGGAAAAGAACGGCGCACAGTTCGCTGTCAAAGGAGATCCACGCGTGACGAAGCTGGGACGCTTCATGCGAAAGACGCGACTCGATGAACTGCCACAACTCTGGAACGTACTCAAAGGTGAGATGTCACTGGTGGGGCCACGGCCGGAACGGCCTGAGTTCATCGAAGGCTTGAACAAAGAGATTCCAGGCTACATCGATCGGCTGGGCCTGAAGCCCGGGTTGACCGGAGTCGCCCAGATCGTCAACGGCTACGACAACAACGTGGAGAGTTTCCGTAGAAAGGTCTCTCTGGATCTGATGTATCTACAGAACTGCTGCATCTGGAACGACATCAAGATCCTCTTCAAGACGATCCGTGTGATTCTGACGGGGAGCGGGGCGCTGTAA
- a CDS encoding pilus assembly protein N-terminal domain-containing protein, producing the protein MYKQNCHGSAFRNNEKRRAQLVMNWAALFFITFSSIAHTAFAQGPSMRPLPPRQPVNQYAPTNQYQPANQYGPAPMQVSAPPAQSYQQQVPVAQQSQGVIPIQDAHAPNAGPQIQMVQDTGRITRKPLPTQIRSTPGIFDEMEIIIRRSQLIITNSRIRRYAIADPSIIEFVTYSPTEVSIVGLELGTTTLTLWFENDETPITYLVHTIQDPSLEGQRRIDYGKLERKIAVLFPNSKVYLIPLSRKIIVKGQASDPTEAANIMNVIRGEVINYEGNLGGPQPAGVGAGYYGGGGYGDALNSYGNNLYGSSLIVNMLEIPGEFQVMIHVTIAQINRTMMRQLGVDLSVLFDGGRQFLGSTMGGVPSTLTGIFEAGEVNVLINALAENGTTKIMARPTLTVLSGHSASFLAGGEFAVPTIVGVGGAQGTSTTFRGFGTSIVVTPIVLDKDLIRMRIVPEYSQVNDNNSVQGIPGLNSRRAQTTVELREGQTIVLAGLFGHDTTTGVTRIPWLGEIPLVGAYLFSSKKSTQGESELLITVTPQLVHPMEEDEVPPYPGHEVTVPHDKEFYKYNMTEGAPDRAVYQLQPYGRGAGQGIEVGYQPFNPSPASPYYPPEQTGTYQQGPVTQPIPQRGGGFPTQPQQPAQSPGPIQSHQPLPPPPAPGVSGPQAQSTGFSRRNQGQQPGQRRFTQMIKDRFQNSAPEMDSQIQPTGYIDTRMRQQSAEPQGSRSGFPWIGQGK; encoded by the coding sequence ATGTACAAACAGAATTGCCATGGATCGGCATTTCGAAATAATGAAAAGCGACGTGCTCAGCTTGTCATGAACTGGGCTGCGTTGTTCTTCATCACTTTTTCGTCGATCGCTCATACTGCGTTTGCCCAGGGGCCATCCATGCGTCCGCTGCCACCCAGGCAGCCCGTAAACCAGTATGCTCCCACAAATCAATATCAGCCTGCGAATCAATATGGCCCTGCTCCCATGCAGGTTTCCGCTCCCCCTGCTCAATCGTATCAACAACAGGTACCCGTTGCCCAGCAATCACAGGGTGTGATTCCGATTCAGGATGCGCATGCACCCAATGCTGGTCCACAGATTCAGATGGTGCAGGATACGGGGCGCATTACCCGCAAGCCGCTGCCGACTCAGATTCGTTCCACTCCCGGCATCTTCGACGAGATGGAAATCATCATTCGTCGCAGCCAGTTGATTATCACCAATTCACGCATTCGTCGTTACGCAATTGCTGATCCTTCGATTATTGAATTCGTGACTTATTCCCCGACCGAAGTTTCGATCGTGGGTCTGGAGTTGGGAACAACCACTCTGACTCTCTGGTTCGAAAATGATGAAACGCCGATCACTTACCTGGTTCACACGATTCAGGATCCCAGCCTGGAAGGGCAGCGACGGATCGACTACGGTAAGCTGGAACGCAAAATTGCCGTGCTGTTCCCCAACAGTAAGGTTTATCTGATTCCCCTGTCACGTAAGATCATTGTAAAGGGTCAGGCTTCTGATCCCACCGAAGCGGCGAACATCATGAATGTGATCCGTGGTGAAGTCATCAACTACGAAGGAAACCTGGGCGGACCACAGCCTGCCGGTGTGGGGGCGGGTTATTATGGGGGAGGGGGTTATGGCGACGCACTTAACAGTTACGGCAATAACCTCTATGGATCTTCGCTGATTGTGAACATGCTGGAGATTCCCGGTGAGTTCCAGGTCATGATTCATGTGACCATTGCCCAGATCAATCGTACAATGATGCGGCAGTTGGGTGTTGACCTGAGTGTCCTGTTCGACGGTGGTCGTCAGTTTCTGGGATCAACGATGGGTGGGGTCCCTTCTACGCTGACTGGTATCTTTGAAGCCGGCGAGGTCAATGTATTGATCAACGCTCTGGCCGAGAATGGTACGACCAAGATTATGGCCCGACCGACGCTGACTGTTTTAAGCGGTCACTCTGCCAGCTTCCTGGCTGGGGGTGAATTTGCAGTGCCGACCATTGTCGGGGTCGGGGGAGCACAGGGAACATCAACGACCTTCCGCGGTTTTGGTACCTCAATCGTCGTCACACCGATCGTACTCGATAAGGACCTGATCCGGATGCGGATTGTACCTGAATACAGTCAGGTGAATGATAACAACTCGGTACAGGGGATTCCTGGACTGAACTCACGTCGCGCACAGACCACGGTCGAACTCCGTGAAGGCCAGACTATCGTACTGGCTGGTCTGTTTGGTCACGATACCACCACGGGAGTAACACGAATTCCCTGGCTGGGAGAAATTCCCCTGGTTGGAGCGTACCTCTTCAGTTCCAAGAAATCGACTCAGGGTGAGTCTGAGCTCTTGATTACCGTAACGCCACAACTGGTACATCCGATGGAAGAGGATGAGGTTCCTCCCTATCCCGGGCATGAAGTTACCGTTCCCCACGACAAAGAATTCTATAAATATAACATGACCGAAGGTGCTCCCGATCGTGCCGTCTATCAGTTGCAGCCCTACGGTCGAGGAGCCGGACAGGGAATTGAGGTTGGTTACCAGCCATTCAATCCGTCTCCTGCTTCTCCTTACTATCCGCCGGAACAGACAGGCACCTATCAGCAGGGACCTGTGACACAACCGATTCCGCAACGGGGCGGTGGTTTTCCCACCCAGCCTCAGCAACCGGCTCAGTCACCAGGTCCGATCCAGTCGCATCAGCCTTTACCGCCACCACCGGCTCCCGGTGTCAGCGGGCCACAGGCACAGTCGACCGGGTTTTCAAGAAGAAACCAGGGACAACAACCGGGACAGCGTCGGTTCACACAAATGATCAAGGATCGCTTCCAGAATTCGGCTCCCGAGATGGACAGCCAGATTCAGCCAACCGGTTACATTGATACCCGCATGAGACAGCAGTCCGCAGAACCGCAGGGCAGCCGATCCGGATTTCCCTGGATTGGTCAGGGAAAATAA
- a CDS encoding tetratricopeptide repeat protein, which translates to MKTRMFQQILTLTCMGFLWTGCQSGPFASRSDSPRKALVERSPETEEESAMQKKLREAMAQERSKARRHRLRDELKSGVSPEQLAALKGSEQQIVQTAAKVEAQALPLSDLQAAASQSAAPQTDASSLQRELNQAYEADRSGNLEKAQGYYQRVLAINPEHYEALHRLAIIEDKKQNFPAAEAYYLQALKLDPSNADLLSDIGYSYMLQGRDDYGEKYLEEALKYQPAHARSLDHLGWYYGRTGRYDQALAMFRQTSGEAQARKKFARLFPGVNPGSATGGQNPVPQYPDQLSQYPGNQQSAERNHAGIQPVGQMQSTPGQPVQYANNGNPEQQPLSSPDAAAMNPTQQIAEMMRREREKAIQARQSPQQLPAISPNPAMTQMRQVTGSHAPAAPLQKSQLQSPQFQAAQSQMPHQQPVDSPQPVNQYANQPAVEPGQIQAWPPADDPALSQAAEASQYWAEKEQQLQNRQQPQQRMAARPNPNQPFAQQQNPQGYPPHQLQGQYRNVPPGYQPMQSAPRQTMPVRGPQPGQQLYGNQYQSTPGQFPDYRSTQSGAPEAGQNPPQNDQELMREVARTGMNMGPGQMFPMSDAAPGQLQGNNSPLMSSQMGSGGVIPASAQVPFQNAYGTNSPNGLQPQMGQGMSEGGVRQAGYEYSGQPAGQGNVYHASMPQRFPAQEQPMSSALPQSAMFSNNPVAAPANVRFQNASGTAADLRTGYQGSLNGSQNLNQQSASPFQWGSQPTNSQYQFPEPQRQY; encoded by the coding sequence ATGAAAACTCGAATGTTTCAACAGATTCTCACACTCACGTGCATGGGCTTCCTGTGGACGGGCTGTCAGTCTGGTCCTTTCGCCAGCCGTTCAGATTCTCCTCGTAAAGCGCTCGTTGAACGCTCTCCGGAAACGGAAGAAGAATCCGCCATGCAGAAGAAGCTGAGAGAAGCGATGGCGCAAGAACGTTCCAAGGCACGGAGACATCGACTGCGTGACGAACTGAAATCGGGAGTGTCACCGGAACAGCTGGCTGCGCTGAAAGGTTCCGAGCAGCAGATCGTACAGACCGCTGCTAAAGTAGAAGCCCAGGCATTACCACTCAGTGACCTTCAGGCTGCAGCCTCCCAGTCCGCAGCACCGCAAACCGATGCATCGAGTCTGCAGCGGGAATTGAATCAGGCCTATGAAGCAGATCGTTCTGGCAACCTGGAAAAGGCACAAGGCTATTATCAACGTGTCCTGGCAATAAATCCGGAGCATTATGAAGCCCTGCATCGTCTGGCGATTATCGAAGACAAAAAACAGAACTTTCCTGCGGCCGAAGCCTATTACCTGCAGGCTTTGAAACTGGATCCCTCCAACGCAGACCTGCTGAGCGATATCGGCTATTCCTACATGTTGCAGGGACGCGACGATTATGGCGAAAAGTATCTGGAAGAAGCGCTGAAGTATCAGCCAGCACATGCCCGATCACTCGATCACCTGGGCTGGTATTACGGACGCACCGGTCGCTACGACCAGGCGCTGGCCATGTTTCGTCAGACCAGTGGAGAAGCCCAGGCGCGGAAAAAATTTGCCCGCTTGTTCCCCGGGGTGAATCCAGGATCAGCCACCGGCGGACAAAATCCAGTCCCACAGTATCCAGATCAACTTTCGCAGTATCCCGGTAATCAGCAGAGTGCAGAACGTAATCACGCAGGAATTCAACCTGTCGGACAGATGCAGTCCACTCCCGGGCAGCCCGTTCAATATGCGAACAATGGCAATCCGGAACAGCAGCCTTTGAGCTCCCCCGATGCCGCAGCGATGAATCCCACACAACAGATTGCAGAGATGATGCGACGCGAACGCGAAAAGGCGATACAGGCACGACAGTCTCCCCAGCAGCTGCCTGCGATCAGTCCGAATCCTGCGATGACACAGATGCGTCAGGTAACGGGATCGCATGCACCAGCAGCTCCCCTGCAGAAATCTCAGTTGCAGTCGCCACAGTTCCAGGCCGCTCAATCTCAGATGCCTCATCAGCAACCAGTTGATTCACCTCAGCCGGTCAACCAGTATGCAAATCAGCCAGCCGTCGAACCGGGGCAGATTCAGGCATGGCCCCCCGCCGATGATCCGGCTTTGAGCCAGGCAGCGGAAGCCTCGCAGTACTGGGCCGAAAAAGAGCAGCAACTTCAGAATCGTCAACAGCCACAGCAGCGGATGGCTGCCAGGCCAAATCCGAATCAGCCTTTTGCTCAACAACAGAACCCTCAGGGGTACCCTCCGCATCAATTGCAGGGACAGTACCGAAATGTTCCACCCGGTTATCAGCCAATGCAATCAGCGCCTCGACAGACGATGCCCGTTCGTGGTCCTCAGCCGGGACAACAGCTGTATGGAAATCAGTATCAGTCGACTCCAGGTCAGTTTCCCGATTACCGTTCGACACAGAGTGGCGCTCCGGAAGCCGGACAGAATCCTCCACAGAACGATCAGGAGCTGATGCGGGAAGTGGCCCGCACTGGCATGAACATGGGCCCCGGCCAGATGTTCCCCATGAGCGATGCCGCCCCGGGACAGCTGCAGGGAAATAACTCTCCCCTGATGAGTTCTCAGATGGGATCCGGAGGCGTCATTCCTGCTTCAGCCCAGGTTCCTTTCCAGAACGCCTATGGAACGAACAGCCCGAACGGACTCCAGCCGCAAATGGGTCAGGGCATGTCGGAGGGTGGTGTCAGACAGGCCGGGTATGAATACTCGGGTCAGCCTGCCGGACAGGGCAATGTCTATCATGCCTCGATGCCGCAACGTTTTCCTGCACAGGAACAACCGATGTCCTCGGCTCTGCCACAATCGGCGATGTTCTCCAACAACCCGGTGGCGGCTCCGGCAAATGTGCGTTTCCAGAACGCATCAGGAACGGCCGCTGATCTGCGAACTGGCTATCAGGGGAGCCTGAATGGATCTCAAAATCTCAATCAGCAGTCGGCTTCGCCCTTCCAGTGGGGAAGTCAGCCGACAAACTCTCAATATCAGTTCCCAGAGCCACAGAGACAATATTGA
- the dnaA gene encoding chromosomal replication initiator protein DnaA: protein MQPTSLAVEGTFCDSAIRPTEAKLGPATTGSEEQSIYRLLAQQVGERGFQNWFAGKVRLKLDGNLLIVGVASPFLLTWMQKKFASKIYATAIACVGPSAEYRLEVDPELAALTSSPEESQQKSDSKVTSSGNVPFVERKTSAPSLSSPNKNPAARQSNPFRGRRFADLSTFIKGKSNQLAYIAATQASDEPGALYNPLFIHGGVGIGKTHLLEGFYRRVRQLYPALNVVYLTAEAFGNYFSKALQERSLPGFRQRFRNVDVLIIDDIDFFESKRNFQEELLHTIKHLESHGRQLVFSSDRHPRLLTKMSEELTTRFLSGLVCRIEAPEKELRLEIARQRAHKLKTPITEGALAYVARRFTSNVRELEGAVNCLQTCHLMTGQKVTTSMARQVLADLERDCIRIIKLDDINQIVCSTFGVSEADLKSSRRARNISQPRMLAMFLARKLTQAAYSEIGDYFGGRNHSTVMSAEKQVRKWLESHSSIQVALQAWPTEEIIESLEQQLLAS from the coding sequence ATGCAACCCACGTCTTTGGCAGTGGAGGGTACGTTTTGTGATTCTGCAATTCGACCAACGGAAGCCAAGCTGGGGCCAGCAACAACCGGGTCAGAGGAGCAATCAATTTATCGGTTGCTCGCACAACAAGTCGGTGAACGTGGTTTCCAGAACTGGTTCGCAGGAAAAGTCAGACTCAAACTGGATGGCAATCTGCTGATTGTCGGCGTTGCCAGTCCGTTTCTGCTCACCTGGATGCAGAAAAAATTCGCTTCGAAAATCTATGCCACCGCGATTGCCTGCGTGGGACCTTCTGCTGAATATCGACTGGAAGTCGATCCGGAACTGGCTGCCCTGACCAGTTCTCCAGAAGAGAGCCAGCAGAAATCTGACAGTAAGGTGACTTCGTCTGGTAACGTTCCGTTTGTGGAGCGGAAGACATCTGCTCCGTCCCTGAGTTCCCCGAATAAGAACCCAGCGGCCCGGCAGTCAAATCCGTTTCGTGGCAGACGCTTTGCGGACCTGTCTACCTTCATCAAGGGTAAGTCGAATCAACTGGCTTACATTGCAGCAACCCAGGCCAGCGATGAACCGGGAGCACTTTACAATCCACTGTTTATTCACGGCGGCGTGGGCATTGGTAAAACGCATCTGCTGGAAGGTTTCTATCGCAGAGTCCGTCAGCTGTATCCTGCACTGAATGTAGTTTACCTGACGGCGGAAGCGTTCGGTAACTATTTCTCCAAGGCGCTGCAGGAACGCTCGCTGCCCGGCTTTCGTCAGCGATTCCGCAATGTTGATGTTTTGATTATTGATGACATCGACTTCTTCGAATCAAAACGCAACTTCCAGGAAGAGTTGCTGCACACGATCAAACATCTGGAAAGCCATGGGCGACAACTGGTCTTTTCTTCAGACCGTCACCCCCGACTGCTGACCAAGATGAGTGAAGAATTGACGACTCGCTTCCTGTCCGGACTGGTCTGTCGCATTGAAGCTCCCGAGAAAGAACTCCGTCTGGAAATCGCCCGTCAACGGGCTCATAAACTGAAGACGCCGATTACCGAAGGGGCGCTCGCCTACGTGGCTCGCCGCTTCACCAGCAATGTCCGGGAACTCGAAGGTGCGGTCAACTGTCTGCAGACCTGCCACCTGATGACCGGCCAGAAAGTGACCACCAGCATGGCCCGTCAGGTTCTGGCAGACCTGGAACGGGATTGTATCCGCATCATAAAGCTGGATGACATTAACCAGATTGTCTGTTCCACATTTGGTGTTTCCGAGGCAGATCTGAAATCGTCACGTCGCGCCCGAAATATCAGCCAGCCTCGGATGCTGGCCATGTTCCTGGCACGCAAACTGACGCAGGCGGCTTACAGCGAAATCGGCGACTACTTCGGCGGACGCAATCACAGCACCGTCATGTCTGCCGAGAAGCAGGTTCGCAAATGGCTGGAGAGCCACTCTTCCATTCAGGTTGCTCTCCAGGCATGGCCAACCGAAGAGATCATCGAATCACTGGAACAACAGTTACTCGCCAGCTGA
- the mtnA gene encoding S-methyl-5-thioribose-1-phosphate isomerase — MNTEHEATSDVATLHWVGGTDGYLKMIDQTLLPTEYKEIECHDVETVWEAIKRLSVRGAPAIGIAAAYGVVVGLQTEAGTSRAEFDQRLKTVAAYLAGSRPTAVNLFWALDRLQKLAADAADLDSGEMHALLLEEARRIEVEDLEMCHKIGEVGAALLSPGDGVLTHCNAGGLATSGGGTALAVFFEAAKQGKGIHVYADETRPLLQGARLTTWELMQRNVPVTLISDSMAGWVMKEGKIQAVVTGADRIAANGDSANKIGTYSVALLASLHDIPFYIAAPSSTFDLSLESGAEIPIEERQPEEITNGFGKQTAPEGVDVYNPAFDVTPAKFIRGIITERGLIQPVTKEQVLRVLNSEPVQS; from the coding sequence ATGAATACCGAGCACGAGGCCACTTCCGATGTCGCCACACTTCACTGGGTGGGTGGAACAGATGGATATCTGAAGATGATCGATCAGACCCTGCTGCCGACCGAGTACAAAGAGATTGAATGTCACGATGTCGAAACGGTCTGGGAGGCGATTAAAAGGTTGAGTGTACGCGGCGCACCAGCGATCGGGATCGCAGCCGCCTATGGTGTGGTGGTAGGATTGCAGACGGAAGCAGGCACTTCGCGTGCGGAGTTTGATCAACGACTGAAAACCGTTGCCGCGTATCTGGCTGGGAGCCGGCCGACGGCGGTGAACCTGTTCTGGGCACTCGATCGATTGCAGAAGCTGGCTGCGGATGCAGCGGATCTGGACAGCGGTGAAATGCATGCGCTGCTGCTGGAAGAAGCGCGGCGGATTGAAGTCGAAGACCTGGAGATGTGTCATAAAATCGGTGAAGTAGGAGCCGCGTTGCTCTCTCCCGGCGATGGTGTGCTGACACACTGTAACGCCGGCGGCCTGGCGACTTCGGGTGGAGGGACGGCCCTGGCGGTGTTCTTCGAAGCTGCCAAGCAGGGGAAGGGGATTCACGTTTACGCCGACGAGACCCGTCCGTTATTACAGGGGGCACGACTGACGACCTGGGAACTGATGCAGCGGAATGTTCCCGTGACTCTCATCAGTGACTCGATGGCGGGCTGGGTCATGAAAGAAGGAAAAATCCAGGCCGTGGTGACCGGAGCGGACCGGATTGCAGCCAATGGTGATTCCGCGAACAAGATCGGCACGTATTCCGTCGCGCTGCTGGCGAGCCTGCACGATATTCCCTTTTATATTGCCGCTCCGTCCAGTACGTTCGACTTAAGCCTGGAAAGCGGTGCCGAGATTCCGATTGAGGAACGGCAGCCGGAAGAGATCACCAATGGATTTGGTAAACAGACTGCGCCAGAAGGTGTTGATGTTTACAACCCCGCGTTTGATGTGACTCCCGCCAAATTTATTCGGGGGATCATCACCGAACGGGGACTGATTCAGCCTGTCACGAAAGAGCAGGTTTTGCGCGTTCTTAACTCAGAACCGGTGCAGAGTTAA
- a CDS encoding Gfo/Idh/MocA family oxidoreductase, producing the protein MSSEQQPASSEVTRRSFLRTGGAAAAGLAWTAKSYASILGANDRIRIGFIGAGGMANAHMNTFNAIKDKNNLEAIAVADCWQTRAEEGKTKTGAQHSFGDYQKVLEIKDIDYVTIATPEHWHSQMTIDALDAGKAVYCEKPMTHSIPEAQAVIKKQKETKLPIQVGVQGMSDDSYSSAAKAIEEGVLGQVVQAQIEYVRRYGEQGPWRRPGLKDNDPKPADLDWNAWLGKAPKIDWNPHHYFEWRNYGQYSGGICTDLFIHRITRIMKACNLLYPRRVVGMGGIWQWNDGRNLPDNFEMICEYPRGMTVYVLGTMSNRVGIDHLIRGYRGTLYFTREGWVAKDKDGKVLAEHKKSGAEDTKLHHTNLQNHLRNGEPLNCPTELGLAGVVAVNMANESWRSGQMMGWDTENEKMAPANTLELSHFPETT; encoded by the coding sequence ATGAGCTCTGAACAGCAACCGGCTTCCAGCGAAGTCACGCGCAGAAGTTTCCTCCGCACCGGCGGTGCCGCAGCCGCCGGTCTGGCCTGGACCGCAAAAAGTTATGCCAGCATCCTGGGCGCCAACGACCGGATTCGCATCGGATTTATCGGTGCGGGCGGCATGGCCAACGCCCACATGAATACGTTCAACGCGATCAAAGATAAGAATAATCTCGAAGCGATCGCCGTTGCCGACTGCTGGCAAACCCGGGCAGAAGAAGGCAAAACCAAAACTGGCGCACAACACTCATTCGGTGACTACCAGAAAGTGCTCGAGATCAAGGACATCGACTATGTCACGATCGCGACGCCGGAACACTGGCACTCCCAGATGACCATCGATGCCCTCGACGCCGGCAAAGCGGTCTACTGTGAAAAACCGATGACGCACAGCATCCCCGAAGCTCAGGCAGTCATCAAAAAGCAGAAAGAGACTAAGCTGCCGATCCAGGTTGGTGTGCAGGGCATGTCTGACGATTCTTACTCTTCCGCGGCCAAGGCCATCGAAGAGGGAGTGCTCGGTCAGGTTGTGCAGGCCCAGATCGAATACGTGCGTCGTTACGGCGAACAGGGTCCCTGGCGTCGTCCCGGTCTGAAAGACAATGACCCCAAACCGGCCGACCTCGACTGGAACGCCTGGCTCGGTAAAGCACCGAAGATCGACTGGAATCCGCACCACTACTTCGAATGGCGGAACTATGGACAGTATTCGGGCGGTATCTGCACCGACCTGTTCATTCACCGCATCACCCGCATCATGAAGGCCTGTAACCTGCTCTATCCACGACGTGTCGTTGGGATGGGCGGAATCTGGCAATGGAACGATGGTCGCAACCTGCCGGATAACTTCGAAATGATCTGCGAGTACCCGCGAGGCATGACCGTTTACGTGCTGGGTACCATGAGCAACCGGGTGGGCATCGATCACCTGATCCGCGGCTATCGTGGCACGCTCTACTTCACCCGTGAAGGCTGGGTCGCCAAAGACAAAGACGGCAAAGTGCTTGCGGAGCATAAAAAGTCGGGTGCAGAAGATACGAAGCTGCATCATACGAACCTGCAGAACCATCTGCGCAACGGCGAACCACTCAACTGCCCGACCGAACTCGGACTGGCGGGCGTCGTCGCCGTCAACATGGCCAACGAATCATGGCGGTCCGGCCAGATGATGGGCTGGGATACCGAAAACGAGAAGATGGCTCCCGCTAATACTCTGGAACTCAGCCACTTCCCGGAAACCACCTGA